The region GGGTTTACTACATCTTTTTGATAGCTGTAATCATGTTTTTGTGAGAAAATTTGTACTGTCGTGTTCTGGCAATGTAGCATAAGATGGGAATGTATTGTAGTTTGGAAGGTTCTGAAACTAACTATTTTAATGGGACTAACTAATCACCAAAGTTGGGGAGCAGTGTATGTTTAGGCTcgcaaaagagaataaaaacgACAAGAGACTTCAACAAACTACCAAGTGGAATTCAttaaggatgaagaggcaaaagTCTTTGTCACAGATCAAGATATCTAGGATCAGTGATAAGGTATTTAATGCAGGATGTGGGTTTTTATAGAACTTTAATAGGCTAAACATTTAAAAGGAGGATAAAACTTATCTTCCTGTCACAGACTTCTGGAATGTTTTAAGAGAATGTATCATGTCAAAACAGTTCGACTAGATAGTAGATACTATGCGTGTTCAGGTATGGAAGGGGCTTGGGTAAAAGTGGTATGAATGTTTGATAAATTATACTTTAATCTATTTATGATTACAATAGTGACATGAAGTTGCACAAATTATAGGGATATGAGCTCATTAGCCACAGTATGAAGATACGCAAAAGGGTAATTGACTGGAGATTAGGTCATGAGACCCAGCTTTTATAAAATCAATTTGGGTTCGTGTTAAGGAGGTTCACTACAGAACAGTGTTGTTGATTGTGGATGGCGGTTCATGGCGGAATGCCAAAATCCCGCCGTACATGACAAATCATGGCGGAAATGACAGCCATATGACAGGATATCGGCCATGGCAGAAAGCCAAAAAACTGCCATGGcggatatttgataacactacTACAGAAGCAAATTAACTTGCTACAAAGGCATACAATATGGGTCTAGAGACTAGAAAGGAATTTTGCAACCTCAGCCTTTTATCTTGGCATTgaaaactcagatttcattaatGCTTAGTTTAGCTTACATAGAAGCATTTATACAGCATTAGAGCGGATGGGTAACAGCAGCTGAGTGACCTCTGCTCCTCTGTTACAACTGTCTTATTAATTTAGTTCTAATTATCTCTACTAACTTCTCAAAAGACTACAGTACAGCTGTTAAATTAACTACTATACTCTATCATCCCCTGACCCCCTCATAAGCTCAAGGAGGGATCATGGAGGAATGGTCTTGAGCAACGGGCTTTGCTTTGAGTTCTAAGAAGCTGGTAGGATATGTGCCTTTGTTCGGATGTAAGCTACTTGGAATGTGGCTGGAATGTGGTGAGCTTGAAGAGCTTTGCTGGGAACCTTTTCTCCGACAAAAAATCGGCCTAGCTCCATGTGTTTAGCTTGGTCATGCAATATTGGGCTGTGACAGAGAAACTGTAATTAAGTTGTCACAGAACACAGAGGGCATTGAGGTAGGCCCATGTAGTTCAGCCAGAAGTGAGCAAAGCTTACAATGACTTTGCTGTAGTAGAAGGTAGCCTGTAGCATTCAGCTTCTGTAGAGGAGCTAGCCACAACCTAAAAATGGGTTTTGCTGCTGACATGTTAGCTTTAGTTAAGGGGTCGCAAATATACTTTGCTTGATTGCACAGGACATGATGCATGGGTATTTTGGCTctcgtaccgggtacgtacccggtaccgGCACCTGTTGGGTACTTGTAAATACGTGTACGTACcgaaaataaattttcaaataaaaaaatttgggtACTTCTTAGGTACTTTTTGGGTACTACTTGGGTACTTATTAGGTACATATTAACCAAAgttgaatatttttaataagtTTTTATTGCTTTTATATATACAAAAATGAAACTTCTACTTGTATCACACATAAAAACCTTAATGCTCTACTTTGTCCTCAATTTGCATCAATCAATTATCTCATATTTTCCTTGTCAGTGTTCACATGCACAAATCTCAATTTCTACGATTTGCTTTGTTATTTTTGACAACAGTATGTATTTTAAGATTTATTGTGAAGATTTTTTTCCTAACATGTTGAAAATATAATCTTTGAATATGCATATAATATAAGCGTACCCGTACCGCTACCCTAGTTTTTTCAAAAATCTCGTGTACCTGGTCGGTACCATACCGGTACCCTTATCCGTGCAACTTAGGAGAACCACTAGGGAGAGGCTTGACCTCAATCCCTAAAGAAAAATCATAGTTTCCAAGCTGTTTGAAAGCAAAGCGTTTATTTTGTTGAGTAATCAGACGCTGAATAAGTGAAGAGTTACTGGCTGTAACCCGCTAACAATGTTGTCAGTATTCCTGTGCTGTAGTTTGCAATTAACACTTCGATCCTGTAGCGTATCTGAGAaagtaatattttatatttagcaATGCCATACTGATTATAGTGAATTAGTGATACCAAACATAATGCTAAGCTATTGCATAAATAGAGAATAGGCTTGAATAATGAGATCTATACTCTTCTATATATGCAGGTAGTCCCAGGCATGAACACAGCTCAAGTCCTAATACATTAAGGGAAAATTGTTCAAAAGTCTCTCACCATTCAAGGAAGTATGATGGCAGGGAACAAGACCGAACATATGGCAGAAATCACTATGGAAGAAGCAGTGATTCTCGACATTCTGGTAGACAGTCATCCTGGAGTTCCTATGGTCACTCTAGGCATGACAAGTATGCAGATGAAGATAGATTCCGTGTGAGGCTATCATCTCGTTCTGGACGTGAGTCAAGGGGTGATCATATAAGAGAAGAGAGTGATAGCAAGCCAAAAGACTACCAGCGTAGTGAGGACAAGAACTCACGTGACAAATATGACAGGTCTGATTATAGAAGCAAAGAGAAAgacaaagaaaaatatttaaagagtCAAAAATATAAAGATATTGATTCTTCATATGAAAGATCTGGATCTGGGAGGAGGCATGCCGCATATGATGAGGTGGAGAGGCAGACAAGGGACTTGGATGGTCGAGATGAAAAAAGAGATTTCCGCAGGAGTTCTGGAGAACACAGAAGTGACCAAGCAGTGTCATATTCAGAGATAAGGAGCCAaaaagaagactcaagttcacAACGAGACAGTAGTAGTAAATATCATCAAGATGATTATAAGAAtgatcagaaggagttgaaTAGTCAAAACATTTCAtgggaagaaaagagaaaatttgaTGACACGGATATTATTAAGAACAAGGACCGGAACTCTAGAAAAATAGGGGAGAAGTTTGGTATTGTAGATAAAGAATCTTCTGGGAAAAAATCAAAGTTGTTTAGTGCAGACAAGGGTGTCAATTTTGGAAAAGATGGTATTGTTtatgtattttatttatttattttgacttATGCTGGGTGATTCTTATATCACTTTGTTATCATGTACTAAAGCAGATGAAAGGCAGACCTCAAGTTCAAAGCTTCCTCAGGAGAGCAAGGAAGATTTAAGGGCTACCAAGACAAGTGGTAATAACGTTGGCAGTGATTTCGATGCTGCAAAAGTTGCAGCCATGAGAGCTGCTGAATTAGGTATGCGCTACTTTTCTTGGAAATTTGCCTATTATTGGGATATAGATATATATTTGGTATTCTATTGGACTCCTGTAGTTTGGAGGCTCATACTTTTTAACCATTTGCAGAAGGTGAATTTTATTGTTGTGGGATTGGAAGTATGGCTGTTTATCTTCATAAAACCCAAGTGTTTTCTGTTGATTTCTTACTTTTATTTGGTTATTTTCCCCATAAAATGGTTTCCCCAAATAATTTGTGATCcaagtttttaattttgaaaatttttaatTATAGCCAAGAAATCTCTAGTTTTTAGCCCTGATTCTAGTATTTGTGGATGTTGTACTTATCTGGAAATTTTTATGCATGACAGTCAATAAGAACTTAGTT is a window of Lotus japonicus ecotype B-129 chromosome 5, LjGifu_v1.2 DNA encoding:
- the LOC130717753 gene encoding uncharacterized protein LOC130717753 isoform X3 gives rise to the protein MDSNSQSPPHNNLDSKNVFRKPSGDAGSRNYRRRSPIEGSASPDGSPRHEHSSSPNTLRENCSKVSHHSRKYDGREQDRTYGRNHYGRSSDSRHSGRQSSWSSYGHSRHDKYADEDRFRVRLSSRSGRESRGDHIREESDSKPKDYQRSEDKNSRDKYDRSDYRSKEKDKEKYLKSQKYKDIDSSYERSGSGRRHAAYDEVERQTRDLDGRDEKRDFRRSSGEHRSDQAVSYSEIRSQKEDSSSQRDSSSKYHQDDYKNDQKELNSQNISWEEKRKFDDTDIIKNKDRNSRKIGEKFGIVDKESSGKKSKLFSADKGVNFGKDADERQTSSSKLPQESKEDLRATKTSGNNVGSDFDAAKVAAMRAAELVNKNLVGAGCLTTDQKKKLLWGAKKSTPTEESGHRWDTAMFTDRERQEKFNKLMVVLLPMANCRV
- the LOC130717753 gene encoding uncharacterized protein LOC130717753 isoform X2, coding for MDSNSQSPPHNNLDSKNVFRKPSGDAGSRNYRRRSPIEGSASPDGSPRHEHSSSPNTLRENCSKVSHHSRKYDGREQDRTYGRNHYGRSSDSRHSGRQSSWSSYGHSRHDKYADEDRFRVRLSSRSGRESRGDHIREESDSKPKDYQRSEDKNSRDKYDRSDYRSKEKDKEKYLKSQKYKDIDSSYERSGSGRRHAAYDEVERQTRDLDGRDEKRDFRRSSGEHRSDQAVSYSEIRSQKEDSSSQRDSSSKYHQDDYKNDQKELNSQNISWEEKRKFDDTDIIKNKDRNSRKIGEKFGIVDKESSGKKSKLFSADKGVNFGKDDERQTSSSKLPQESKEDLRATKTSGNNVGSDFDAAKVAAMRAAELVNKNLVGAGCLTTDQKKKLLWGAKKSTPTEESGHRWDTAMFTDRERQEKFNKLMGVKGEAKVEQNSDNNNSNDLLRAEKQKELQQDLEKQYTAGLRRRDGRTVGLGL
- the LOC130717753 gene encoding uncharacterized protein LOC130717753 isoform X1, which translates into the protein MDSNSQSPPHNNLDSKNVFRKPSGDAGSRNYRRRSPIEGSASPDGSPRHEHSSSPNTLRENCSKVSHHSRKYDGREQDRTYGRNHYGRSSDSRHSGRQSSWSSYGHSRHDKYADEDRFRVRLSSRSGRESRGDHIREESDSKPKDYQRSEDKNSRDKYDRSDYRSKEKDKEKYLKSQKYKDIDSSYERSGSGRRHAAYDEVERQTRDLDGRDEKRDFRRSSGEHRSDQAVSYSEIRSQKEDSSSQRDSSSKYHQDDYKNDQKELNSQNISWEEKRKFDDTDIIKNKDRNSRKIGEKFGIVDKESSGKKSKLFSADKGVNFGKDADERQTSSSKLPQESKEDLRATKTSGNNVGSDFDAAKVAAMRAAELVNKNLVGAGCLTTDQKKKLLWGAKKSTPTEESGHRWDTAMFTDRERQEKFNKLMGVKGEAKVEQNSDNNNSNDLLRAEKQKELQQDLEKQYTAGLRRRDGRTVGLGL